DNA sequence from the Perca flavescens isolate YP-PL-M2 chromosome 3, PFLA_1.0, whole genome shotgun sequence genome:
AGGGAAAAAGCCTAATTAATAAAACAAGCcaacattttgtttacatgttgCAATAGTTTAACTGTGTGAATATAAGGGCATTACACATTATAGCCTGCAGGGACAAAAACTGTGACCAAGTGATATTAAATAGCAGCCTCTGAATAATTAGggactctatctgtaaagtgtctcgagataacgaCTGtaatgatttgacactataaacaaaattgaattaaaattaaattatctGGACACTAGAATGTATATTTTACCCACCTATGTGTTTATTGACAGCAATACATGTTTTGGTTGACAAATGTTTTGAGCAATTATTTGAACTGGGTTTTCATCTGTAGAAGCAAGTATATCATGTAGTTCAGTGATAGCTATGAAGGCAGCTTGTTTAGAGGGAATTAATAATCAGACAATGTGGCACCTTAAGAGAGCTCGTTGGTTTGGTTATTCTACAAAGGCTCTTCAATAGAAACTCTAATCTTAATTCTAGCCGTCAATGAAACTTACTTTGTAAAGCGAAGTGTCATACATCTTTTAAAATAACTGATCTGATTAGAGGCAGACTGGACTGATCCGTTTTAGGGGAATCCAATACATTGTGATTCAAATcagcttttttatatatatatacacaaacacacacacacacacacaaacacacacacacacactcactctctagggctgcaacaatgaatcgataaaattcgattattaaaaaagttggcaatgaatttcattattgattcgttgtgtcgcgcaactaatACGCCACtcagtcgcggagataaaaaaaaaattgagttgagcgcggagcaaaaggaaaaaagagcagagcggcggtagaggaaatacggagagagaccggagagacccgtaacgttgttctgaaatacacagcggaggcagagaaatcagtacgacctaagtcatccaaggtgtggtagcttttttggcccattcatttgtttttatccGTTATGTATAAAatctgtgctttgtcccatatcagttattgttggcaaatgtatttgtgtgtgttgcataaatgaacttaacttgcacttactacaatgatggtaataatttaatgaagtgtgtgtgtgtgtgtgtgtgtgtgtgtgtgtgtgtgtgtgtgtgtgtgtgtgtcttgtctgtatctgctcttTGGGTtatacctttacacaactattaactaaaacaacaagtatgtatgtattgagttgatgtaaattaatgcttttgttttttttatccaattCATTGATtcataatcgacagattaatcgaatattaaaataatcgttagttgcagccctaatatacacacacacacatacatacatacatacatacatacagtgatACAGTAATAATAGTGCTTTTCAGAAGTCTAACAACATTTTTTCCAAACCCTCCAGATGACAGAGGGAAACCTACACCCCCTCCTTTGTCAAAGACCCCTGAACTTGCTAAGGGTGACCTCATCCCGACAGAGGCAACCTCCTCTGACACGAACACTAAGCCACCTGCACCCCCTCTACTATCAGAAGCAGAGGATATCCCTCTCAAAAGTATTCCTACTCCTGCACCCAGTGCTCCTGTTGCAGATGTGATGGATGCTCCCACACCTCCCAGGGaacccaccccacccccccagtCAGCGCCTGAGGTGCCCGCCTACCCTGCACCCCTCCCTGACCCTGTTCCCACCTCTGCTGCACAAGACAAAACGGACAAAAAAATCACAGAGGCAAAGGAGAAGGAGGTGGTGAAAGAGAAGGAGGCTAAAGCAGAGGAGGCAGCTGCACCTCCCTCCACTAACGGTGTCGCAGAGGTGGAGCCAGAAAGCCCGACGGCCATGTTGCCACCTAGTCACCTGGAGACTCTGGAGTCTCCCATTGCACAGCCAGAGGAGCTACGCCTCCCCAATGGCCTGCCGCTGCCAGCCCCTCAAGACCCCGAGGTGCCTGCCACCAGCCCGACTGAGTGTGACGACAGCCCCATCGCTGAGCCTGACATCAGCGAGCAGTCTGTCATACAGACCTCCGCAACTATCACTCAGGCAGCGCCTACGCCTGTGTTCCAAGCCCCCCCTACCCCTGTTGATCAGCCTGCACCTGCACCCGCTGTCCAGGAGATTCTTGCTGAGCCAGCTGTCCAGGCCACACCCGCCCAGCCTGAGGTACAAGACACGGTTCCTCCAGTCACCCTGGACATCAAAGAAGATATCCCTGTGCCCCAGTCCACCGCCAAGGAAGAGAAGCCATCTCCTGCAGAGCCAGTTTCCATAGTTGACAGCACCCCAGAAACTGTGCCcactcccccccctcccacagcagaggagagggaggacacccctcctccccagacagTCACCCCTGCCCTTGTAGAAACTACTATGCAAGGTCAGTTGGTTAAAACATcctaaaatgtttaatagtttaGAATCGTAGTCTCTTCCATCATTAATAGAAAACCTTCCTCGGCAGGATTCTCCTGTCAGATATGTTTGAGTTGATCTGAGGCTGATTGTGTTCGTCTTCCTTTATTTAGCCGCTGTTTCTGTGccaaagaaaaagaggaagatgaAAGATCTAAACAAAAAGGAGGCAGTGGGAGACCTCCTGGATTACTTTAAAGAGGTGTGTGTGCAATAAtccatttatttactttttatgcCCTTACAACTGCTTCAATTAGCCTACGGTTACGCCATGCCTGTTGACAGAGGCAAAGACACAGACTTAAACCATGACTTCATTAAGAGACACATACCATGACTCATATACATTTTAAGATAGCAGTCTAAATGTCCTAACCCCTGTCCCATCTTTAAACCAGGAGCAAGTAGTGGCTGCGCCGGAGCCCGAGCCAGCCCCTGTCCCAGCCCCAGAGACCAAGCCCCCTGCTGCTTCCCCTCCTGCCCCAGAGGAGGCGGACCTGACCTGGGAGGACAAGGAAGACAAAGAGGACAAGCAAGACGCTGAGAACATTAAGCCAGATTCTAAGGAGACCGACACTGACAAGAAGTACCAGTACAAAGAGGGTTGGTCTCTGAACCTTGATACATTTCAGTGTGAACAATGATCTTATCTCCCTTACATCCACGACTTAGGAATGTGTCACTTGACTACATTTATGTTGGCTTTTTTGAAAACGAGGGAGTGGCATTTTACATTATGTGCCCCTGCTGATATAAGTGTTCAGTCAAAAATGATAGTTACGTTATGACAAGGCATCATTTTTGAACAATAACCACAAAAATAAGATTGaacaagaacatttttaaattgcagGTGAATTTAGTGAAATTGTAGGTCATGGCTCCTTGCCTTCTTGCAGCTTGGACTTGTAtatgaacacaaaaaaacagttaattgaACATCTGCCTTCAAAATCAGAGCATAAgataatataatgataatttcAGCAGCTTCTTAAGATTGCCACTCATTAAATAGTAACTCTTGTACCCACAGATGAACCTTGTCTTACACAAAACAGAGattacatatactgtaatatacattcatttattcatttcctAGCCTATCTGCCACCTTGTGGACAGTATGAGGCATGACAGTATCAACAGTTACACAGACCTAGACTTATTTTCTCTCCTTTATTACAGTAAAGCTTGGCTGTGTAGGGAGCATTACGTCTCTGACACTATGTCCCACTATGTTTCATTCTGAGTTGAAACTGAGGGAAGTATAACTTAAacattttgcaaatgttttcaataaaagaacattatggtcattttttgttttggtttctcTTTCAGAACAATGGAAGCCAATCGacccagagaagaagaagcaatATGACCGAGAGTTTCTTCTGGGCTTCCAGTTCATCTCAGCCAGCATGAACAAGCCTGAGGGTCTACCAGCCATCAGTGATGTTGTCTTAGACAAGGTGCAACCTCTTACACTAAAGACATGGCCATAGAGTCTTGAATAGTTTCTGTCAGGTTTATATTATGTAAATGTGtctctgatttatttattttttatgtttattgatTTTCTGTTACTCTGGAATTGCCTGTGTGGTTTAAATGGTGCTGTATAGATACACTTGCCGCCCCTTGCCATAGACTATCTGTCCTAATGTTGATAAAAAGACCTAGATCCTATGAGTCAGTGAAAGTTCTTTTTGCTGGGTGTTTGATCATCACAGAAGCACTGATGGAATGTAACTAGTGTCCCTGTGACTAGAAACATAAAAAGCAATTATATGAATAGTTTCAGTTGgtatttctttctgtctttttaggCTAATAAGACCCCTCTGCGTCAACTGGACCCCAGTCGTCTAACAGGAATGAACTGTGGCCCTGACTTCACACCCTCCTTTGCCAATCTAGGCAGGCCTGGCATGGGAGGAGGAAGCAGAGGACCAGTAAGTTCACATTTTCTTAGTGTGTTTCAAGAGCTCTGCACTTGGAAGTTTATAGCCGATGAATAAAATGGTCATCCCCTATCTTTTCTCAGCCGCCAGGTATGGGCATGGGAGTTGGTGGTCCACGTCGCTCCCAGCAGATGCAGAGGAAAGAGCCAAGGAAAATCATCACCACCATGTCACTCGGCGACGACGTTCAGCTGAACAAGGCAGAGAAGGCTTGGAAACCTACAGTGAAAAAAGTTGTTCACAATCGTGCAGTAGAGGAGCCTGAGAACGATTCAGAGCATGCTAAGACTCAGGACCTGTTTAAACGGGTTCGCGGAATCCTCAACAAACTGACTCCCCAAAAGTTTCAACAGCTAATGAAACAGGTGACGGAACTGACTATTGACACTGAGGAGAGATTGAAAGGAGTCATAGATCTTACCTTCGAAAAGGCCATTTCTGAACCAGACTTTTCAGTGGCCTATGCCAACATGTGCCGCTGCCTTATGGGGGTAAGTGATACCACACAGTTTGCCACATGGAAATATGTGTTGTTTGAATGCTTACTCTTGGACTGTTGGTGGTTCAATCATGCAGATGTGCACAGAGCTATGATACGTGTTAAATGATAAACTAAGTAAATTTAATTTCTAATAAGGCATACGCCTGCATGAtgatgtttaaatttaaaaacctCAGACTATTGTGTGGTAGTGATACATTTTTCTGGAGCCAAAACTAAATTCACACAAcgcaagctttttttttttattttcctcataATTAATTTTTCTAAGAATTACACCTGTTAGTCgaaaaatactttttgaagatgaaaaacattttctttgttctgCTGGATAAAGTTCCATAAGATACTGTTATTAAACGGAGAAAACAATCCTCGTTCTTGAAGCCTTTTCTCTAATCAAAGTAAAGCATAAAATGCTTCCATTAAAACATAATCATAAATCCCACTTTATTATATGTAGCTTGTTCACGTACTAGCATTCTCCTATCAAGCTTTTGAAAGCGGTCAAAATGACTTTTTATTTGTCCGAATTTTTTGACTGTTTGAGCTCATGACATGCTTTGACACCGGTTATTCTTGGCTGGTTGACCGATAAAGACTACTTACTACTAGACACCAACATGGCTGCCTAACTCTAAAACACACTCTTAAAATAGAGTTAAAGAAACTTGCAGTCAAGCCATATTTAAGCTAAAAACAACCCATAATGCAACACTCTTTTAATGTAATAGGCTTACTCTGTAACACACAAACCAGTACCTGCTCCATTATCTTACTGCATCTAGACCCCTTACAAATCTGTTGTCAGCATCAAGGACTGAAGTAAAAAAAGGACACACCTTTGAAAATTCAACTTACTGCTCAAAAACTCAACAGACCCACAACAGAAATTAGAACAGTTGGAATGATTTTTTAATCTTAGATATTgaccaaaaaataatttaaaacggGGGAAATAGTTAAATGAAGAAACACTAAAAATAGTGGAAGAATTTCAATTATGTAATTTATAATTTAGATTACTTCacaaatatgtataaaaaagaaaataataacgGGCAAAAAATGGAAAAGGAATATTATAACATCCTTTGTCAGAGTCCAGTGATGACTGTAAGTCACACACTGTCTTTTCCTGTTCTTTTCAGCTTAAAGCCGAAACCACAGATAAGCCGGGAAACACTGTGAATTTCCGCAAGCTGTTGCTAAATCGATGCCAGAAGGAGTTTGAAAAGGATAAAGATGATGACGAGATCTTCGAGAGGAAGCAGACAGAGCTGGATGCTGCCTCAGTGGTATAGTACTACCTCATAATATATGGTTTGGGATCTTCATTTAAGCACAAAAACGAAGTTGGTAGTTAAGCTTGGCTATATGGTGGGAAGTTTTCGAAGGTGGCCATATATCGGGAGGAAACCACTATGCTAAGATTTTTCATACAGCTAACCATCCCTTGTCACGATTTCCTTTGTTCTCATCACCCCTTTTTATATGACATTGTTTCTGTGGCAGGCGGAAGAAAAGCAGCGGCTCAGCGATGAGCTACAACAAGCTAAAGACCAGGCCAGGAGGCGCTCACTGGGCAACATCAAGTTCATTGGTGAGCTGTTCAAGCTTAAAATGCTAACAGAAGTCATCATGCATGACTGCATTGTAAAGCTGCTCAAAAACCATGACGAGGAGTCCCTGGAGTGCCTGTGTAGACTGTTGTCCACTATCGGCAAGGACCTAGACTTTGAGAAGGCCAAGGTacaacacacgcgcacacacacagtgttagaTAGTGTGATGAAGGGGAAATGGTATTCATAAGTGCACACATCACAGACATGAATGCATCCTGATAAATGTGCAGTTaagattgttttttaatttgatgTTGTAAATGTAGTGTATGAAATGGACTCACCAAACTGTTGTGGTCATCCTCAGCCTCGTATGGACCAGTACTTCAATCAGATGGATAAAATAATAAAGGAGAGGAAGACCAGCTCCAGGATCCGCTTCATGTTGCAGGATGTGCTGGACCTTCGACGGGTAAAGCATAAacaacacgcacacatatacagtacacacatgcCAACAAGGCATTGCAGCATATTACTTGGAAATCCATGATAGTATTGCAGTGTGCATTCATGCGTTTTGCATTTGAGCACCTGCAGTAAATGTTGTAGAGTTTGTGGGGATTTCAGTGTAGAGAGAATTTTGTGATTTTCTCATGTCCCACACCTTATTGGACGTAgcgtgtgtgactgtgtgtggtgCTATACACACAGCCCCACACTGGTCCTTTAGCCCTGGCCTGTGTTTGGCTCAAATATGGCCTaagaaagaaatgtttttctcaGCTCTTTAATGCACGGCAGCTCCTAAACACAGCCCTGTTCCATAGGCTGAGACAATAGACTGTTCCACACAAACTCCACCGTCTCTTCTAGCCGCATTAATTCAGTTCTACTAATGGATCAATTAACATGTATCTAGTATTTTCATCTTTTTGTGTCTTCTTCGGTCATTTCCATTTAGTTGTGCTATTAAGCAAGTCCAGTGCTGTTGAAGCTTATTTCTCTAAAGGAATACTGCAGTCCTCTAGTTAGGCTCCCAGTCCCGCCCACACAGTGTTACAAAACTTGCTGTCTTCAGTGCTTTTACAAGCCAAAATCAGCTGCTCCAAGTCAGCACATTTGCCCAATTTAActgtggaacacacacacacacacacacacacacgcacacacactttgttcATTCCTTTCTATGAAAAGGCTGAAGAGAAAAGTTAAGAGTCAGGATGTTGATCTTGTGATCCATTCCAGGTCTAGTCTCTCCCATGTAGGGATGTCATGAGAACTGATACTTAGTTAACAAGTTGATGCCAAAGAAGAACAGAGAATAGCTCCTCATCTTTATGATGCTGGTTAACTTTAACCAGCCTGGTTCTTTGTGAAAAAATGACGGCAGAGAGAAACAAACTTAAAATACCTGCTGTTGGAAGGTGAACTCATTAAAGATAATACTGTATGCTGCTAGCTGTGTGGCGATGCCAGGCTTTGGAGCTGTGGGTCCATCATATACCACcacaaatacaatttaattCTGTGTGAAATACTAAACATATTGTTATCCTTATGCTGAAATACACATTATAAAAGAGTGTATTTTGAGGTACATAGGATTTACTGTTGTATTTTTATCGTGGTGTATATAATTGGGTAACGAGTCATGGAATTTCATTGGTATTGACTACTAAATTTCTGGTATTGTGACATCCCTACTCCCACACACACCATAGTAATAATAGGTATCCATTGTTAACATTTGTCAGCATTAATATTCCTAAATGCCTTTTGTATCACCAGTCAAAATGAGAAATACTTCAGTACAATTAGGTCAGTGTGATGAGTCTACCGCGCCTGATGCatattctttaaaaatgtaaagttacAATCTCTTTTGCGATAAGCTTGCAAGTGTGTTCATGAATCTCACTTCCCAAACCGCTTGCGATTTTtcaaaactacagcactgagcacatggcacttcctgaatgtgcaaaacataacaggatatgtaaacagaaatgttgttaggcacacattaaattgtaaacagaaataattgattattgcccagccgattatcgatgcagcatcgtccatgtccactaTTCGaggcatcgattatttgattaatttcaacacctctaatgGAAATGTCGCCAGATACACCCAGTTTGTAATACTGCAAATGCAAGGGCTTTCATCATTTATTTGGCAATAGATAGTgacttaacagacatttatttaaaggaaaATCTTTAAGATTATTACTTTAAGTTGTATAGTAGGAATTGGTGATATGAAAAGAAGAATTGCACTTACACTACTTTCAAATAGCTTCTCTAATGTACAAAGTATTTAATAGTATGTTGCTAGACTGTATCCAAAGGCTGTTTCAAATAAGAGAATGCCATTATGAACTGAGGGGAAGCTGTATTTTTACTAGACCAAAAAGCAgaacaaatgtaaaacaaagaaGTGTCTCGGTGTATGGAGTTAAACTGTGGAATGAATTAGAAATTGACTTGAAAAAGTGTAACACAATCAATCGgtttaaaaaatgatttaaatataaggtgattaacaaatataaaacaaaagtgTGAATACCAGAAGGTGCACAAAATGTATTGGACTTCTTGTGTTGTGCTGGGGTATATAGTGTATACTTAGTTTCTGtaactttaatttttttatgaaaaaatataattttatgtaaaaagCGTAGGTGTAATAAGCTCTGGCGTCAACATACACCTTTTCGGTCTTGTTTGTTTCTTGTCTCTATGTATGTTTGACTGTTGTGTGTTACAGATGGccgaaaaaaagaattaaactAAATTTAATACTTTCAGATTTTTTAACTTTGACATATTTTCCCATCCAAAACTTCCAGAGAAGACAAATCATGTCAAAAATAGAACTGTCAATGTCATCACTCACCTCTGCCCTGTACAACCCAATCTGTCCCTCCATCCCATCCCAGAACAACTGGGTGCCCCGGCGAGGCGATCAGGGCCCCAAGACCATAGACCAGATCCACAAAGAAGCTGAGCTGGAGGAGCACAGGGAGCATATGAAGGTGCAGCAAGCCCTCATCTCCAAGAAAGAGACGGGTGGCGGCCCTGGAGGCAGGATGGGTGGAGGAGGTTCCGGAGGTCGTGGGGGCCCTCACACCCAAGGCCGTGGTGCTCCTCCCCAGGACGAGGGCTGGAATACAGTGCCCATCTCCAAGAACCGGCCTATTGACGCCTCTCGCCTTAGCAAAATCACAAAGGTAGGGGAGAGACGCCAGTGTTAATATGTATTGGAGTTATTAACCAGTTGGGATGACGCTGAAAATTTGCTAACCATATGGTTAAATTAGTTTAAACTTTCAACTGCAGAAAATTCATACTTAGCCTGTTTTTTAGTTTCAGCAGGTAGTGTGTATTTAACCAACAGTTTCTTCTTTCAGACTCCTGTTCTTGACTTCAACAATCAGTTGCTTGCCCCAGGAGGTAAAGGCACATGGGGGAGCTGGGGTAAGGGCAGCAGCGGTGGCACCAGTGCCAAACCTGCAGAGTCTGGTAGGTGTCTCATACTGATGTGATGATTAtacatcaaataaatgtagatgAGCACCTTAAAGCAGAAACTCAACATGTGCTATGTTGTGTACGTTCATCCCAAGGCGCAGAGCCAGGCGGCCGTCCAACCACCAGCACTCTGAACAGGTTCTCAGCCTTACAGCAGCCATCGTCCTCCTCAGGCTCTTCCCTGGACTCGGACAGACGAGTTCCTCAGAGGTGAGGAATAGGACACAATTCTTGAAGCCTATTCAGAATCTCCACTAGCAAATGCACAGTAGGACCCTACAGAGTCAGACTCAGCCTTTGTGTTATCTTTTCCTGACTCTGCTCTTCCTCTGTCCTTCTATAGAAACAGCTCGAGTCGAGAGCGAAGTGATCGCTTCGACCGCTCTGATCGTGGCAGTGACCGATTTGAAAGACGGGATGAGCGGCGGGACGACCGTGATCGTAACCGACTGCAGGTCACCAAGCGCAGCTTCAGTCGGGAGAACGAAGAGCGgagcagggagagagagcagcGTGGGCCGACTGATCCTGTCCGCAGAGTAGCGAGCATGACGGACGACAGAGGCAGCAGAGACAGAGCCAGGAGCAAAGAGAATGGTAGGACGCGTGAAGTAGCGGTAGTGTAGATTTAAACTACATATTTAAATCCGAGAATAATCGACTGTGCTAAGAATAGAATTCTCTGGGAAATCCAAATTATCAGAAAACATGTTTTGGACATTTCAGCCATTTATATCGGTGATCTATAAACTCTGAACTACATACTATACTTACCAAAAAAAAGTTATACAACAGGAaagctttttacttttgttttttcttttagtaAAAGTTAGcataaattaaaataacatgTGTTTTGTTTGAACAGTTAAGCGGGAGACAGCtgccccctctccccctctccagACCCTTACCACCACCAAGCCTGCCTTGACCGAGGAAGAACTGAGCAAGAAGTCGACAGCTATCATCGAGGAATATCTCCATATCAACGACATGAAGGTACACACTGAAATgcatatgaaaatgaaaagaaaccaGACTTTCCTTACACAGAAGTACAAATCAGTTTTTTCTTGTTCCATTGCTCTCACAAAAAAATGACCCGCCGAAAACGCTTAAAGATTGCTGTTGtcggggcgcctgggtagctcacctggtagagcgtgcacgTAAACTTTACTACCTGCCTGTATTGTTTCCTGTAAATCTCTTATAGTGTTGCACAATATTGACAAAaagtgatattgcgatatcgattatgaata
Encoded proteins:
- the eif4g1b gene encoding eukaryotic translation initiation factor 4 gamma 1 isoform X1, with the translated sequence MNKAPQPITGPPSTPHPAPSPGLPQPPFPPGQPPSVLFASPPPPQMNPTPQPRQFAPGPRPIHQQGSFRSLQPYYTSRPSLPPNSGPRGVPPSSGPRPVTPTHVYQPGPGSQMMMIPGQQLPFPSSPQGPAYFIPGQYRSATYVATPQQYPVPPGTPGFYPGTSPAEYGTYAGAYYPAQPQFTPSVQAAPVIMNPAPQQQQPPPQPPQHIPTKRERKQIRIRDPNQGGRDITEEIMSGGRSGSTPTPPQTAISGSESTAFVQANGESVTAAATPALVRPDDRGKPTPPPLSKTPELAKGDLIPTEATSSDTNTKPPAPPLLSEAEDIPLKSIPTPAPSAPVADVMDAPTPPREPTPPPQSAPEVPAYPAPLPDPVPTSAAQDKTDKKITEAKEKEVVKEKEAKAEEAAAPPSTNGVAEVEPESPTAMLPPSHLETLESPIAQPEELRLPNGLPLPAPQDPEVPATSPTECDDSPIAEPDISEQSVIQTSATITQAAPTPVFQAPPTPVDQPAPAPAVQEILAEPAVQATPAQPEVQDTVPPVTLDIKEDIPVPQSTAKEEKPSPAEPVSIVDSTPETVPTPPPPTAEEREDTPPPQTVTPALVETTMQAAVSVPKKKRKMKDLNKKEAVGDLLDYFKEEQVVAAPEPEPAPVPAPETKPPAASPPAPEEADLTWEDKEDKEDKQDAENIKPDSKETDTDKKYQYKEEQWKPIDPEKKKQYDREFLLGFQFISASMNKPEGLPAISDVVLDKANKTPLRQLDPSRLTGMNCGPDFTPSFANLGRPGMGGGSRGPPPGMGMGVGGPRRSQQMQRKEPRKIITTMSLGDDVQLNKAEKAWKPTVKKVVHNRAVEEPENDSEHAKTQDLFKRVRGILNKLTPQKFQQLMKQVTELTIDTEERLKGVIDLTFEKAISEPDFSVAYANMCRCLMGLKAETTDKPGNTVNFRKLLLNRCQKEFEKDKDDDEIFERKQTELDAASVAEEKQRLSDELQQAKDQARRRSLGNIKFIGELFKLKMLTEVIMHDCIVKLLKNHDEESLECLCRLLSTIGKDLDFEKAKPRMDQYFNQMDKIIKERKTSSRIRFMLQDVLDLRRNNWVPRRGDQGPKTIDQIHKEAELEEHREHMKVQQALISKKETGGGPGGRMGGGGSGGRGGPHTQGRGAPPQDEGWNTVPISKNRPIDASRLSKITKTPVLDFNNQLLAPGGKGTWGSWGKGSSGGTSAKPAESGAEPGGRPTTSTLNRFSALQQPSSSSGSSLDSDRRVPQRNSSSRERSDRFDRSDRGSDRFERRDERRDDRDRNRLQVTKRSFSRENEERSREREQRGPTDPVRRVASMTDDRGSRDRARSKENVKRETAAPSPPLQTLTTTKPALTEEELSKKSTAIIEEYLHINDMKEALQCVQEMNSTQLLFVFVRNGLESTLERSTIAREHMGLLLQQLIKNDILPTQQYYNGLEELLEVAEDMAIDIPHIWLYLAELITPMLHEGGIPMGELFREISKPLIPLGQAGVLLVQILTLLCKGMSHKKVGTMWREAGLRWKDFLPEDVDVNKFVTEEHVEFTLGDESEESKKKLSSAELTKQLERLIQDKANNQRIFDWIEANLDEQQTSSNMFVRALMTCVCQSAVICENPNKVDSEQIKLRAKVLQKYLKDEEKELQALYALQALMVQMEQPANLLRMFFDTLYDEDVIKEEAFYKWESSKDLAEQQGKGVALKSVTAFFTWLREAEDEDESDNS
- the eif4g1b gene encoding eukaryotic translation initiation factor 4 gamma 1 isoform X4, translating into MNKAPQPITGPPSTPHPAPSPGLPQPPFPPGQPPSVLFASPPPPQMNPTPQPRQPYYTSRPSLPPNSGPRGVPPSSGPRPVTPTHVYQPGPGSQMMMIPGQQLPFPSSPQGPAYFIPGQYRSATYVATPQQYPVPPGTPGFYPGTSPAEYGTYAGAYYPAQPQFTPSVQAAPVIMNPAPQQQQPPPQPPQHIPTKRERKQIRIRDPNQGGRDITEEIMSGGRSGSTPTPPQTAISGSESTAFVQANGESVTAAATPALVRPDDRGKPTPPPLSKTPELAKGDLIPTEATSSDTNTKPPAPPLLSEAEDIPLKSIPTPAPSAPVADVMDAPTPPREPTPPPQSAPEVPAYPAPLPDPVPTSAAQDKTDKKITEAKEKEVVKEKEAKAEEAAAPPSTNGVAEVEPESPTAMLPPSHLETLESPIAQPEELRLPNGLPLPAPQDPEVPATSPTECDDSPIAEPDISEQSVIQTSATITQAAPTPVFQAPPTPVDQPAPAPAVQEILAEPAVQATPAQPEVQDTVPPVTLDIKEDIPVPQSTAKEEKPSPAEPVSIVDSTPETVPTPPPPTAEEREDTPPPQTVTPALVETTMQAAVSVPKKKRKMKDLNKKEAVGDLLDYFKEEQVVAAPEPEPAPVPAPETKPPAASPPAPEEADLTWEDKEDKEDKQDAENIKPDSKETDTDKKYQYKEEQWKPIDPEKKKQYDREFLLGFQFISASMNKPEGLPAISDVVLDKANKTPLRQLDPSRLTGMNCGPDFTPSFANLGRPGMGGGSRGPPPGMGMGVGGPRRSQQMQRKEPRKIITTMSLGDDVQLNKAEKAWKPTVKKVVHNRAVEEPENDSEHAKTQDLFKRVRGILNKLTPQKFQQLMKQVTELTIDTEERLKGVIDLTFEKAISEPDFSVAYANMCRCLMGLKAETTDKPGNTVNFRKLLLNRCQKEFEKDKDDDEIFERKQTELDAASVAEEKQRLSDELQQAKDQARRRSLGNIKFIGELFKLKMLTEVIMHDCIVKLLKNHDEESLECLCRLLSTIGKDLDFEKAKPRMDQYFNQMDKIIKERKTSSRIRFMLQDVLDLRRNNWVPRRGDQGPKTIDQIHKEAELEEHREHMKVQQALISKKETGGGPGGRMGGGGSGGRGGPHTQGRGAPPQDEGWNTVPISKNRPIDASRLSKITKTPVLDFNNQLLAPGGKGTWGSWGKGSSGGTSAKPAESGAEPGGRPTTSTLNRFSALQQPSSSSGSSLDSDRRVPQRNSSSRERSDRFDRSDRGSDRFERRDERRDDRDRNRLQVTKRSFSRENEERSREREQRGPTDPVRRVASMTDDRGSRDRARSKENVKRETAAPSPPLQTLTTTKPALTEEELSKKSTAIIEEYLHINDMKEALQCVQEMNSTQLLFVFVRNGLESTLERSTIAREHMGLLLQQLIKNDILPTQQYYNGLEELLEVAEDMAIDIPHIWLYLAELITPMLHEGGIPMGELFREISKPLIPLGQAGVLLVQILTLLCKGMSHKKVGTMWREAGLRWKDFLPEDVDVNKFVTEEHVEFTLGDESEESKKKLSSAELTKQLERLIQDKANNQRIFDWIEANLDEQQTSSNMFVRALMTCVCQSAVICENPNKVDSEQIKLRAKVLQKYLKDEEKELQALYALQALMVQMEQPANLLRMFFDTLYDEDVIKEEAFYKWESSKDLAEQQGKGVALKSVTAFFTWLREAEDEDESDNS